In the genome of Massilia sp. W12, the window GCAAACTTCCGGCGAAAACATCATCGTGCGCACCGTGTTGTTTAATAACGGCAGTGCCACCGCCTTGACGCGCGAACAGCGCGCCGCCGATCCGCTTGCGCTGCCGGCTGATTTGCCGTTGCGCAGCCTGCCGGTATTGGGCACGAGCTATAAATTGGGACGTGACGCCAATGGCCGCACCACCCGCGTCGATGGCGGTGGCACGCCACCCGGCAACGATGCGATTCTGGTGCAATCCACCAGCGGCGGCGGCAAGCGCGACTTCACCACCTCGACTGTCTCGCAAAGCTTTAAATACGGCAGCAGCGGCACATACACCGTCTCAAAAGTCGGCTTCAATCTGTCCCGCACCACCTCGCAAAGCGCTAACGGCAGCGTCAGTGTGTACCTCAGCACCAGCTTGAGCAGCAGTGGTGAAGTGGCCGGTTCGCGCCTCAGCCTGCCGGCCAGCTCGGTCAGCGGCACGATGCAAAGCTTCACCTTGAGTCTGCCGCAAGCGGTTACGCTGAAACAAGGCGTGACTTATTATTTGCGCATCACGCCGAGCAACAGCACCCACACTTGGTATGCAGAAACCTCCAGCGGCGACGCGTATGCCGGCGGCAAACTGTATAAAAACAGCACCTCCGAAAGCCGCGATATGCGCTTTGCCATCACTGGTAAATGAGTGATGCGGCAGGATGGCGCGTCAGTTGGCGGCGCGCCTGTCTAACGGCGGCGCATTGGTGGGCCGCGCTGGCATTGTTATTGTGCGCCTGGAGCGGCATGCTCTCGGCGCGCGACCAACTGCCGGCCTTGCGTCCCTTGCTGGCCTGGTGGCCGGGCATGGATGCGCCCCTGTTTTGGCATGTGCTGGCGGCGGCGGCTTTGCTGCCGCTGGCGCTGGCCTGGCTGTTTTGGCGCGCGCGCCATGCCGGCCCGGTGCATGCCGCCTTCAGCCTCTTGCGCTGGGCCATGAGCGGCTTGGCGGCGACTGGCCTCTTGCTGTGGAGCGGCGCAGCAGATGGCGCGCTCTGGCGTCTGGCGCATCTGGGCGGCGCGCTGGTGTTGCTGGCCGGTGTGGCTTGGCACAGCTGCAATCAACTTGGCGCCGCCGGGCGCTGGCGGCGTCTGCAAGCGATCTGGCTGGCCCTGCCGGCGCGCCTGTGGCAAAGCGCGGGCGCAATCCTGTTGTGCGCCGGCGTGGCGCTGGTGGGCCTGCATGGGTGGCAGGGCGCGCGCAGCGTGCGCGTGCCTTATGTGCAGCAGGAAATCATCATTGATGGCCAGCCGGATGAGGCAGCCTGGCAGCGCGCGGCCTCAGTCGAAATCGAAACCTGGTATGGCGCCCCGCAGCGCCAGCGTGTGCCGCTGCAAATCAAACTTTTGCACGACGGCTATTCCCTTTTCATGCAAATCTCCTGGCCGGACGCCACGCGCAGCCGCAATCATTTACCGCTGCGCAAAACGGCGCACGGCTGGCAGATGCTGCAAGACGGCTGGACGCAAAATGATGAGCTGACTTACTACGAAGACAAGCTGGCGGTGATGCTGGGGACGGGCCGTTGGGACGCCCTGCGCAGCGTGTTTTTGCACAATGGCGCGGATGGCAAGATGCGCGGCGGCCATCATGGCCCGGATGGGCGCCTGCTCGATCTCTGGCATTGGAAATCGGTGCGCAATCATGGTTTTGCGAATCTGGATGATGCTTACTTCGGCTCCTTGCTGCCGCATTTGCCCGGCAGCCGGCGTTATGCCTGGGGTTATGCGTCTGACCCGATCAGCGCGGGCGGCTTTAAAGAAAACTTCCGTGGCCACGGCATGCGCGGCGCGCTGCAGCCCCTGCGCCTGCCGCGCGATCCGGCGGCGCTGGCGCAATTTCAGCAGATGACAGGAGGTGCGGCGGATGCGGTGTTCGCGCTGGATTGGCACGACAGCCAACCCTGGCATGCCAGTCTGGATCACTATCCCCTGGGCACGCTTTTGCCCTCGGTGGTGCAAGTGCATGCAAACGAGGGCGACCGCGCCGACGTGCGCGCCGCCGGCGCCTGGCGCGATGGACGCTGGACACTGGAAACCGTGCGCGCCTTAAACACCGGCAGCAATTACGATGTGGCGCTGCAAGATGGCGTCAATCTGTGGTTTGCCGTATTTGACCATACGCAAACGCGGCATGCCTGGCATCTGCGCCCGCTGCGTCTGGAATTCGCCGCCGTGGAGAAAAAATGAAAGCGCCCCAGCTGCCATCCCTCAGCGCCTTGCTGTGCGCGCTTTGCCTGAGCGCCTGCGCGCCGGACATGCCGCCGCCGGCCTATCCGGCGCAACGTTTTGTGCTGCTGCGCGCCGACGGCCAGCCGGCTACGCCGGGACAGGGCGCCTGGCAATGCGTGTGGGATAAACAAAGCGGTTTGTTGTGGGAAGTGAAAGATGTGAATGAAGGGCTGCGTTCTGCGCTCTCATCGTATTCCTGGTATGACGGCAAACAGGGACGGGCCAAAGGCGGCTCCTGCGCCAAAGACGAACCCGGAATGCCCTTTGTCGGCTATGTCCCTTGCGATACAAGCGAATTGCAAGCCGCCTTACGCGCGCAAAACTTTTGCGGCGCGCGCGACTGGCGCCTGCCCAACGTGGCCGAATGGCGCAGCCTCTTGCTGCAACACGGCTACGGCGGCGAAACCCGGCTGCCATTCCCGCTCTTTCCCGGCAATGTGTGGGGGCCGTATTGGACTTCCGAGCAGGGCGAAATCCAGGGCCAGCATATTGCGCAAACCATGCATATCGGCACCGGCGAAGTGCAGCCGCTGCGCAGCGCCTCGGTGGCGTATGTGATGTTGGTGGCGGGGAAAAAAGAATAAACCGCAAAAAACAAAAGCCGAAAAACCTCCACCCGCATTCCGGCAAAGGCCGTAGAAGGCTGAGTTGAGCGAAGCGATAACCCGGCGTCCGACACCGTTGGCGCCGCAAAGGAATATGCGCCGGCCACGCCATCTGCTATCGCTGAAATGCGTAAGCGGCATATTGTCACAAGTCATTTCAGTCTTGTTCATGGCAGTGCTAAAATGATTGCATTGAAGTGATGGCAAGAGGCGGCTTATGTCCGGGTGGAAAAAAAATGATCAGCAAGAGCGGCAAAATGCCGTTTTGGCGACTGCCGGACGGGGTTTTTCGCCGCCATTCTTTAATCCGGCTGAAGATGGATCGCAATTTTTATCTTATCAGTTGGATCATGATGAAATCAAAGCCCGCATTGTGCAGAAAGTAGATGAATTGCGCCGCACGGGGGAAATGCAGCGTACCGCCATGGCGTACTCTCTTGAACGCGAAGCTGCAGCGGCATTTACACAAGCCCGCGAACAAGCCTTACAAGCCGGCTTGAGCGTACACGAAGTTGTTGATGGTCAGCTTGTCGAAACCCATGCCGATGGCAGCCAAACTGTCATCAAACCCATGCCGGCGCCGCTCGCAGTCACACCCGGCGCCCGTAGAAGATTGCTTCCTTAACCCATCTCAATTCCTGCATGGCGCAAATACCGCAATTGCACATGTTCGCCGGGCCAAACGGCTCCGGCAAAAGCTGTCTCAAAGCGTACCTGTTGCGAGCAAATCTTGGCGTATATGTCAACCCCGATGAAATCGAAAAAAGCTTGAAAGCCCAGGGAGGCTTGCATTTTGCTGACTTCAAAATAAGCGCAGATACCCAGGCATTGAACGATTTTTTCAAGCAATCCACCTTGTTGGGAGCGGAAAGAGCGCAAACCATCATTGCCAACTTGCAGTGTAATGACAATTATCTGAGTTGTGGCGGCTTGGCGATTGATTCTTATATCGCCTCGGTGCTGTCTGACTTTTTACGCCATTGCTTGCTGGCTCAAGGCATTACCTTCAGTTTTGAAACGGTGATGTCCAGCCCGGATAAGGTGAAATTTCTGGAGAAGGCGCAGCAAGCTGGATTTCACACCACCCTGTATTTTGTCGCCACGGCTGATGTGGAAATCAATGTGGCCCGCGTGGCCAACCGTGTCAAACTGGGTGGCCACCCTGTGCCGGAAGATAAAATCCGCGAACGCTATCAGCGCAGCCTGGGTTTGCTGCTGCCAGCGCTGCGGCATTGCGATGAGGCCTATATTTTTGATAATTCCGGCACAGATAAAATTCTGCTGGTTGATTTTGCCGATGGCGAATTGATTGCGCGCACTGATCAATTCCCGGTCTGGTTTGTTGAGGCGGTGTGGTGCAAACTCAATCCTTTTCCGGATCAGGCAAAATCAGATTAAAGCGCACCGCCAAAATGCGCATGATAAAGGTGCTGGCCACGCCTGCCGCCAGCGCGGCAGATTGCCCGGCTTGCAGCCAATTCAATAATAAAAACACCCAGCAACCGGCAAAGCTGCAAGTGGCGTAAAGCTGTCCGCGCCGGAACACCATGGGAATCTGGTTGCACAGCACATCGCGCAGCACGCCGCCGAAAATGCCGGTGATCACGCCCATCATGGCCGAGACAAACATCGGCATCCCCATTTCAAGCGCCAATGAAGCGCCATTCACGCTGAACAAACCCAGGCCGAGCGCATCAGCCACAATAATGGTTTTTTCCGCCGCAACCGGCAGAATGCGCCGGCGCAAAGGGAAGGCCAGCAGCGTCAGAACAAAAATCATGATCGGGTATTCCTGGTGCTCCACCCAAAACAGCGGGCGGCGGTCGAGCAAAATATCGCGCAAGGCGCCGCCGCCAAATGCGGTGATGAAGGCGACCGTAAACACCCCAACCCAATCCATCTCCTTGTTGCGCGCTTCGACAAAGCCGGAGACGGCAAACGCCAAAATGCCAGCCACTTCCGCAACGTGCAAAACCGTGCTTAAGCTCAGGTGTGAAAGCGCCATGGGGTCTCCTTGCGTGGGCGGGTGTGTGGTGCGGTGCGGTTCGGATGCCGCTGCCGGTATTGTAGCCGGGCAGGCGCAGCATGTATTCTCGTGCGCCCTTGGCGTGCGCCTTGCCAAGAGCTGGTTTGCCCTGGCGCCGCGCCCTGGCCCCAAGCGCAGCAATGATGCAGAAACAAGACAGCCTTGGCGCCGCCGCCTCCTGCAGGCATTAGAATAGCTGCAACAACTGCCCGTCAGCTTGCAGACGTGACGGAAAACGGCAAACAGGAGAGCAGACCATGCAAGAGCAGGCGACAGTCGCAAACAGCAGCAATCCGGGCGCCGCAGCCAAGGCGGCCGGCGCCAGCCCGCCAGGCTTGCGCATTGTGTGCACCCGCTTGCCCTGCCAGCAAGCGGAATTGCGCGCCGCGCGTGCGCTGGTGCAGCCGTCGATCAAGCCGCAACTGCCATCCGCGCTGTGGGTCGCCAGCTTGCGCGGCTTGTATCTGCGCAATGCGGTGCAAGGCGCCTGGCTGGATGCGCGCGGTAAAGACGCAGCCTGGCTGCGCAAATTGTGCAGCCAATTGCATCATGAATTACAGCCCGCCAGAGATTTTTTAATCTGCCTGTACAGCGATGCGCCAGACGCGGACTTGCAAGCGCTGCCATGGTTGGAGCCGCAACTCAACCTTTTGCCTCGGCCCGCGCCGGATTCCGGCTTCGCGCTCTGGCGCGGCGATGAAGAAGCGGCGGAAGACGCGCTGGCCCGGCTGCTGTGGCGCCAGCATGATTACAACAACCGCTGGCACGATAATCAGGGGCGGCAACTTTACTATCCGCGCCCGCAGCTGGAAAACGAATTGCACGGCGCCCTGCAGCAGAGCGCTCCCTTTCTGCTGGTCGGCATGCCGCTGGCCGGCAAAACCCGGCTCTTATTGCGCGCCCTGTGCACACGCGGCGAAGCGCTGTTGGTGGCGCGCCCGGACAGCGGACAATTCCAGTTTCCCGCCGATTGGCCGGAGTCGCTGTGGCTGGTGTGCGATGACTTGGATTTGTTATTGGATCAGCCCGGATTCAAAGCGGGTTTTCTCGACTTTATTGCGCGCCATGGGCGCTGGCTGGCGACATGCCGCAGCGGCGAAGCCTATGAAAAAATCTGCGCCGCGCTGCCGCCGCGCAGCCAGGGCGAATATCTGCACAACATCCTGGTTGGCCGCCTCACCCCGCAAGACGCGGAAAAACTGGCCGCGCAATTGCAATTGCAGCCCAAGGCCGGGCAGCGCCAATTGCCGCAAAACATCGGCTTTTATTTCATGCAAAAGGCGGTCAATCTCTGGCGCAATGTGTATCAGGGCTTGAGCCAGGCGCAAAAAAGCGCGCTGCGCGCCGCCACACTGTGCATGCGCTTTGGCGCCAGCAGTGACTTGGACAATCTGCAACTTAGCCTGGTGCGGAATTGCGCCAGCCAGGGTTTGCCAGCCAGTTTGGCGCCAGCGGATTTTGACGCCGCCTGCCATGCCCTGGACCAAATCGCCGAGGGGCGCGGCTGGTGGCAGCATGAGGCGGTGAATGGGCGCTTGCGCCTGGAGCCGGTCTTTGCCGACCAGGTGATCGACCCCGGCGGCGAGTTATTGCATGTGGATTGGCTGGCGCGCTTGCAAAGCGCCTTGCCGCAGCAGCGCTGGTTGCAAGAACCGGCTGCGATTGCGCGCTGGGCCGAGCAAGCCGCGCGCCATGGCTGGCGCTTAGACCGGGACAGCATGGCGCAACTGCAAGCGCAATGCGCATGCTTGCAAAGCGCAGTGCAAGAAACGGGCTTGCCTGCCCGCGCCGCGCAGCGCGCACTGCTGTTTTTATATTTTTGCGCCACGCCGGACTTGCGTGCAGAGATATTGGCCCTGCTGCCGCCGCAACAGGGCGGCGCGGGCTTGCAAATCAGCTTGAATCAATTATTGGCGGATTTTCATGGCATGCCGCTGGCGCAAGTGCTGGGCTTGTATCAGCATTTGGGCTTGAGGGCGGACAGCTATACTTTCAACACCCTGCTGGCGCAATCTGCGCCGGGCGCCGCCGGCGCCAGCCAGCGCCAGCTTATTTTGCAGCACATGCAAGCGGCGGGCGTGGCGGCGGATGTGTTCACCTATACGATTTTGCTGGAAAAAGCCGGCAATGCGCAGGAGAGGCGGGAGCTGCTTGGGCAAATGCAAGCGGCGGGCGTGGCGGCGGATGTGGTGACGTATAACAGTCTGCTGGAAAAAGCCGGCAATGCGCAGGAGAGGCGGGAGCTGCTTGGGCAAATGCAAGCGGCGGGCGTGGCGGAGGATGTGATTACTTACAATATTCTGCTCGAAAAAGCCGGCAATGCGCAGGAGAGGCGGGAGCTGCTTGGGCAAATGCAAGCGGCGGGCGTGGCGGCGGATGTGGTGACGTTTACGACCTTGCTGGAAAAAGCCGGCAATGCGCAGGAGAGGCGGGAGCTGCTTGGGCAAATGCAAGCGGCGGGCGTGGCGCCGAATGTGGTGACGTTTACGACCTTGCTGGAAAAAGCCGGCAATGCGCAGGAGAGGCGGGAGCTGCTTGGGCAAATGCAAGCGGCGGGCGTGGCGCCGAATGTGGTGACGTATAACAGTCTGCTGGAAAAAGCCGGCAATGCGCAGGAGAGGCGGGAGCTGCTTGGGCAAATGCAAGCGGCGGGCGTGGCGCCGAATGTGGTGACGTTTACGACCTTGTTGGAAAAAGCCGGCAATGCGCAGGAGAGGCGGGAGCTGCTTGGGCAAATGCAAGCGGCGGGCGTGGTGGCGGATGTGACGACCTTTGGCACATTGATCAAGCATGCTGAAAGCTGGGCGGAATGTGAAGGTTTACGCCAAACCATGCGGCGCGACAATGTGGCGCCGAACTTGATTTGCTTTAATTCCTTGATCAGCCATTGCCTGGATTTTCGCCAGGCGCAAGCTTTGCTGGATGAATTGCTGGCGGCGCAACTCAAACCGGATCATTACACCATGCCCGCGCTGGTCAAAAAAGCCCCGGATTTCGCCACCGCGCTGCTCATGGTTGAGCAATGCACTGCGCTGGGTGCGCGCTTGAATGAGCATGTATTCAAAGCCTGGCGACGCCATGCCCGCAGTGCAGCAGAAGAACAGATATTGCGCGAATGGGAAGAGCGGGCGGGTAGGAGCGGCTTCAGCCGCGAATAGCGTCGCTGGCAAGGGGCCGCTGTGGCTAAGGCTTGCCCTTGCTTGAAAAAACACAAAACAGGAGGGCTGGGCATGGGGTTTCCAATCAAGGTTTTGCGCCGCAATGGCCCGAATACTGTGTTTAACAGCCTGGCGGAAT includes:
- a CDS encoding ethylbenzene dehydrogenase-related protein gives rise to the protein MSDAAGWRVSWRRACLTAAHWWAALALLLCAWSGMLSARDQLPALRPLLAWWPGMDAPLFWHVLAAAALLPLALAWLFWRARHAGPVHAAFSLLRWAMSGLAATGLLLWSGAADGALWRLAHLGGALVLLAGVAWHSCNQLGAAGRWRRLQAIWLALPARLWQSAGAILLCAGVALVGLHGWQGARSVRVPYVQQEIIIDGQPDEAAWQRAASVEIETWYGAPQRQRVPLQIKLLHDGYSLFMQISWPDATRSRNHLPLRKTAHGWQMLQDGWTQNDELTYYEDKLAVMLGTGRWDALRSVFLHNGADGKMRGGHHGPDGRLLDLWHWKSVRNHGFANLDDAYFGSLLPHLPGSRRYAWGYASDPISAGGFKENFRGHGMRGALQPLRLPRDPAALAQFQQMTGGAADAVFALDWHDSQPWHASLDHYPLGTLLPSVVQVHANEGDRADVRAAGAWRDGRWTLETVRALNTGSNYDVALQDGVNLWFAVFDHTQTRHAWHLRPLRLEFAAVEKK
- a CDS encoding DUF1566 domain-containing protein; this translates as MKAPQLPSLSALLCALCLSACAPDMPPPAYPAQRFVLLRADGQPATPGQGAWQCVWDKQSGLLWEVKDVNEGLRSALSSYSWYDGKQGRAKGGSCAKDEPGMPFVGYVPCDTSELQAALRAQNFCGARDWRLPNVAEWRSLLLQHGYGGETRLPFPLFPGNVWGPYWTSEQGEIQGQHIAQTMHIGTGEVQPLRSASVAYVMLVAGKKE
- a CDS encoding zeta toxin family protein, which gives rise to MAQIPQLHMFAGPNGSGKSCLKAYLLRANLGVYVNPDEIEKSLKAQGGLHFADFKISADTQALNDFFKQSTLLGAERAQTIIANLQCNDNYLSCGGLAIDSYIASVLSDFLRHCLLAQGITFSFETVMSSPDKVKFLEKAQQAGFHTTLYFVATADVEINVARVANRVKLGGHPVPEDKIRERYQRSLGLLLPALRHCDEAYIFDNSGTDKILLVDFADGELIARTDQFPVWFVEAVWCKLNPFPDQAKSD
- a CDS encoding trimeric intracellular cation channel family protein encodes the protein MALSHLSLSTVLHVAEVAGILAFAVSGFVEARNKEMDWVGVFTVAFITAFGGGALRDILLDRRPLFWVEHQEYPIMIFVLTLLAFPLRRRILPVAAEKTIIVADALGLGLFSVNGASLALEMGMPMFVSAMMGVITGIFGGVLRDVLCNQIPMVFRRGQLYATCSFAGCWVFLLLNWLQAGQSAALAAGVASTFIMRILAVRFNLILPDPEKD